Proteins co-encoded in one Gossypium arboreum isolate Shixiya-1 chromosome 11, ASM2569848v2, whole genome shotgun sequence genomic window:
- the LOC108474227 gene encoding probable serine protease EDA2: MGMMRLSKCLVSLLFLVALSGFTHGFVMSPHTLLNRLSQNSNYYLTTEEHWFDQTLDHYSPYDHRQFKQRYYEFLDYFQVPDGPIFLKICGESSCNGISNDYLGVLAKKFGAAVVSLEHRYYGKSSPFKSHTTENLKYLSSKQALFDLAVFRQWYQESLNLKRNKTGAENSWFVFGISYSGALSAWFRLKFPHLTCGSLASSGVVLAVYNYTDFDKQVGESAGPECKAVLQEITELVDRSLESNRKELKKQFGAAELEIDGDFLYFLADAAVIAFQYGNPDALCTPLVEAKKAGEDLVAAYAKYVKDFYVGTFGVSVETYNQNHLKNTAVNEGNSDRLWWFQVCTEVAYFQVAPSNDSIRSSKINTKYHLDLCKNVFGEGIYPEVDMTNIYYGGTKIAGSKIVFTNGSQDPWRHASKQTSSPDMPSYIITCHNCGHGTDMRGCPQSPLSIEGNAENCSAPDAVNKVRQKMIEHIDLWLSECKGTGRSSL; this comes from the exons ATGGGGATGATGAGGCTTTCCAAATGCTTGGTTTCGTTGTTGTTTCTTGTGGCTCTGTCGGGCTTCACCCATGGATTTGTGATGTCGCCTCACACTTTGCTTAACCGCTTGTCTCAAAACAGCAATTATTATTTAACCACTGAAGAGCACTGGTTCGATCAGACTCTCGATCACTATTCTCCTTAC GACCACCGGCAATTTAAGCAACGGTACTATGAATTCCTTGACTACTTTCAAGTTCCCGATGGACCCATTTTCTTAAAAATTTGTGGGGAGTCTTCTTGCAATGGCATAAGCAATGACTATCTCGGC GTTTTGGCCAAGAAGTTTGGGGCTGCCGTGGTTTCACTTGAGCATCGTTACTATGGGAAAAGCAGCCCTTTTAAGTCACACACAACGGAAAATCTGAAATATCTTTCATCTAAGCAGGCTCTCTTTGACTTAGCTGTTTTCCGTCAATGGTATCAG GAATCCTTAAACTTGAAGCGAAATAAAACAGGTGCTGAGAATTCATGGTTTGTTTTTGGCATTTCATACTCTGGTGCTCTTAGTGCGTGGTTTCGTCTTAAGTTTCCTCATTTAACATGTGGAAGCCTGGCAAGTTCTGGTGTTGTTCTTGCTGTTTACAACTACACTGATTTTGATAAGCAG GTTGGTGAGTCAGCTGGTCCTGAATGCAAAGCTGTGTTACAAGAAATCACTGAACTTGTTGATCGAAGTCTTGAATCAAACAGAAAAGAACTGAAGAAGCAGTTTGGCGCAGCTGAG CTTGAGATTGATGGTGATTTCCTTTATTTCCTGGCAGATGCAGCTGTTATTGCG TTTCAATACGGAAATCCGGATGCATTATGCACCCCTCTTGTTGAAGCAAAAAAGGCTGGAGAGGATTTGGTG GCTGCCTATGCCAAATACGTCAAAGACTTCTACGTTGGAACTTTTGGTGTCAGTGTTGAAACTTATAATCAGAATCACTTGAAGAACACTGCTGTTAATGAAGGTAATTCcgatcggctatggtggtttcaAGTGTGTACTGAAGTGGCCTATTTCCAGGTGGCACCCTCAAATGATAGCATCCGCTCTTCCAAAATTAATACAAA ATACCACTTGGATCTTTGCAAGAACGTCTTTGGAGAAGGCATCTACCCAGAGGTTGATATGACAAATATATACTATGGAGGCACAAAAATTGCAG GTTCAAAAATCGTTTTTACAAATGGCTCACAGGATCCATGGCGCCATGCTTCCAAACAGACATCATCTCCAGACA TGCCTTCGTACATTATTACTTGTCATAATTGCGGCCATGGAACTGATATGCGAGGATGTCCCCAATCGCCTTTAAGCATTGAAG GTAATGCTGAGAACTGCAGCGCCCCTGATGCAGTGAACAAAGTGAGGCAAAAGATGATAGAACACATCGACTTGTGGTTGTCTGAGTGCAAGGGCACGGGTAGGAGTTCCCTGTAA
- the LOC108473620 gene encoding zinc finger CCCH domain-containing protein 44-like isoform X1, translated as MDNSQLVGNADVVVPGAAGATAEAGNGVTVVEMSAGKRRRGRPPRNQVRTPSSSAPPPPPQRKDEDDEEDVCFICFDGGSLVLCDRRGCPKAYHPACIKRDEAFFKSKAKWNCGWHICSTCQKASYYMCYTCTYSLCKNCTKDADYVNVRGNKGFCGTCMRTIMLIENIASDNKEMVQVDFDDKTSWEYLFKVYWVLLKEKLALSLDELTNAKNPWKETAIMGPKGNSSGELNNYSNAKGTNMEKSCGDQGDSYSKRRKTTRQQKLLNNVEYLGAENSGVMKGVPFPGGTNWATTELLEFVAHMKNGDVSVLSHFDVQALLLEYITRNNLRDPRQKSHIICDSRLVKLFGEERVGHFEMLKLLESHFLIQDHSRAIDTVRGEAIEAAAIQLAVDGNSDSQPIIASDKRRKTRKKVNEKGQRANPDEYAAVDVHNMNLIYLKRNWIENLIDDAEKIDGKVVGSFVRIKIPGNDQKQDFYRLVQVVGTSKAEPYKIGERTTDIMLEILNLDKKEAVSINGISNQEFTEDECQRLYQRIRCGLTKWFTVGEILEKAMALQAVRVNDWLQSEILRVTNLRDRASEKGHMKEYPIECIEKLQLLNSPDERQRRLQEIPDIHCDPDMSQYCKSLKVAVELNKKKENNKPRDSGFTMKEKEPAFPLKGSDDLNDIGSRGTSLGPHSTGMELTVNNIETDKIWHYQDPHGKVQGPFHIEMLRRWSMSGHFPPDLRIWRANEKQDNSILLTDALDGWYGEAKQSFCNSCVPTEDIRVASDDGCLSGAVDGSGGTDLNVAQIESKQVEGTLNSTLNDTSSHYCGNNESVKSTELSSQSSPCSATCTPVVDVVNSDAVQKGSPLPTCDLVKGDNDLPGLPQVSSSLPSSTLSDKPCGTQSHQFNNDHGVERWDNGSINMGENMDKTSEGQNIAGSAKLDDSEGKSGRSSGQSWRSSPLNDASNGWDSNSGLISLARALEASEHNQDIDFSDIPTSTSKLNQEDSKGQANESKLSLSLNVPHRDSGPSWSTTSSLVGNSQIAEIVGEWGGHSSTPAKPSAKGWDSNLVPESSFKPSIMGSDHAAAPTSGSDQLTHSSPPDPANNAFAWDPIVPEPNEGDESVSDLLAEVEAMESLNGLTSPTSIMRCDGELAQGSEPDCFSPVGRLSPAPDPGKSDSFSSTNDLQMPSQSTVTTEPFRISQSEVLDAQKSSGRHSSTSAEINENTRPRDVSVNQYKVGSNMQPPAPPVTTWGMDTIDTAWGSGPETTSTNCGAVHGNKNFSWRGLGEGNTNVSRGTGQGTFQENSSINAGTSGENLAHWGSQQRYVSPRHRDFQGRDSSSVGGSDFHGRDSSSARGSDFQGKDSSSARGSDFQGRDSSSVRGSDFLGRDSSFARGRSSSNRHSSYYGGSNGGGTFRSPPKGQRICKFYESGYCKKGASCRYWHP; from the exons ATGGACAATTCGCAGCTGGTTGGAAACGCTGACGTGGTGGTCCCAGGAGCTGCTGGTGCTACGGCGGAGGCGGGCAATGGAGTGACCGTTGTTGAGATGAGCGCTGGAAAGCGGAGACGGGGAAGACCGCCGAGGAATCAAGTGAGAACCCCGTCGTCATCGGCGCCGCCGCCACCGCCTCAAAGGAAGGATGAGGATGATGAAGAAGATGTTTGCTTTATATGCTTCGATGGCGGCAGTCTCGTGCTTTGTGATCGACG TGGCTGTCCTAAGGCATACCACCCAGCCTGTATCAAAAGGGATGAGGCATTCTTTAAATCCAAGGCGAAATGGAACTGCG GGTGGCATATATGTAGCACTTGTCAAAAGGCTTCATATTATATGTGCTATACTTGTACTTATTCCTTGTGCAAGAATTGCACTAAAGATGCTGATTACGTGAATGTAAGAGGAAATAAAGGATTCTGTGGAACGTGCATGAGAACTATTATGCTGATTGAAAATATTGCATCAGACAATAAGGAAATG GTTCAAGTGGATTTTGATGATAAAACTAGCTGGGAGTATCTGTTTAAGGTGTACTGGGTTCTTTTGAAAGAGAAGCTAGCTTTAAGTTTAGATGAGCTTACTAACGCCAAAAATCCATGGAAGGAAACTGCTATCATGGGTCCCAAGGGAAATTCATCCGGTGAACTTAATAATTATAGTAATGCTAAAGGAACTAACATGGAAAAGTCTTGTGGAGACCAAGGTGACAGTTATTCCAAGAGAAGAAAAACTACAAGACAGCAAAAGCTTTTGAACAATGTTGAATATCTAGGAGCTGAAAACTCAGGTGTTATGAAAGGGGTGCCTTTTCCTGGAGGCACAAATTGGGCTACTACAGAGCTTCTTGAATTTGTGGCACACATGAAAAATGGTGATGTATCTGTTCTATCACATTTTGATGTTCAGGCACTTTTACTCGAGTACATAACACGAAACAATCTTCGTGATCCTCGACAGAAATCCCACATTATTTGTGATTCAAGGCTTGTGAAGTTGTTTGGAGAAGAAAGGGTGGGCCACTTTGAAATGTTAAAGCTTCTTGAATCACACTTTCTCATCCAAGACCATTCAAGGGCCATTGATACTGTTAGAGGTGAAGCTATTGAAGCTGCTGCTATCCAATTAGCTGTTGATGGGAACAGTGATAGTCAACCTATAATTGCCAGTGATAAGAGACGTAAAACACGTAAAAAGGTCAATGAGAAAGGACAAAGGGCTAATCCAGATGAATATGCCGCAGTTGATGTTCATAATATGAACTTGATCTACTTGAAGCGTAATTGGATTGAGAATTTAATTGATGATGCTGAGAAAATTGATGGCAAGGTTGTTGGTTCCTTCGTGAGGATCAAAATTCCTGGGAATGATCAGAAGCAAGATTTTTATAGACTTGTCCAAGTCGTTG GTACCAGCAAGGCTGAACCATATAAAATCGGTGAAAGGACAACTGATATCATGCTTGAAATATTAAATTTGGACAAGAAAGAGGCTGTCTCAATTAATGGAATTTCAAATCAGGAATTTACTGAG GATGAATGTCAACGACTCTACCAGAGAATAAGATGCGGGCTGACCAAATGGTTTACTGTG GGTGAGATTCTGGAGAAAGCAATGGCACTTCAAGCAGTGAGGGTAAATGAT TGGCTACAGTCAGAGATTTTGCGAGTTACTAACCTTCGTGATCGAGCCAGTGAGAAGGGACACATGAAAGAATATCCTAT AGAATGTATAGAAAAATTGCAGCTTCTGAACTCACCTGATGAACGCCAGCGTAGGCTGCAAGAAATTCCTGATATACACTGTGATCCAGACATGAGTCAATACTGCAAGTCTTTGAAAGTTGCAGTAGAgttgaataaaaaaaaag AGAACAACAAACCAAGAGATTCTGGCTTCACTATGAAGGAAAAAGAGCCTGCCTTTCCACTGAAGGGAAGTGATGACTTGAATGATATAGGAAGCAGAGGAACTAGCCTAGGACCACATTCTACAGGAATGGAGTTGACTGTAAATAATATTGAGACAGACAAAATATGGCATTATCAGGACCCACATGGGAAAGTTCAAGGGCCATTTCATATTGAAATGTTACGTAGATGGAGCATGAGTGGTCATTTCCCTCCTGATTTGAGAATATGGAGGGCAAATGAAAAGCAAGATAACTCTATTCTCCTAACAGATGCTCTGGATGGGTGGTATGGTGAAGCAAAGCAGTCATTTTGCAACAGCTGCGTACCAACTGAAGACATAAGGGTTGCCTCTGATGATGGATGTCTGAGTGGGGCTGTAGATGGTAGTGGGGGTACTGATCTGAATGTGGCTCAGATCGAGAGTAAACAGGTTGAGGGGACGTTGAACTCAACGCTGAATGATACAAGTAGTCATTATTGTGGTAACAATGAATCTGTGAAGAGCACAGAATTGAGCTCTCAATCTTCCCCTTGTTCTGCTACTTGTACTCCTGTGGTAGATGTTGTCAATTCCGATGCAGTGCAAAAGGGAAGCCCTTTACCAACCTGTGACTTAGTGAAGGGTGATAATGACTTACCTGGCCTGCCCCAAGTGAGTAGTTCTCTTCCGTCATCTACATTATCTGACAAACCATGCGGAACCCAGTCTCATCAGTTCAACAACGATCATGGGGTTGAAAGATGGGACAATGGCTCAATCAACATGGGTGAGAATATGGACAAGACCTCAGAAGGTCAAAATATTGCTGGAAGTGCAAAGCTAGATGATAGTGAGGGAAAATCTGGCAGATCTAGTGGGCAAAGCTGGAGATCTTCACCCTTAAATGATGCTTCGAACGGATGGGATTCCAATTCAGGACTGATTTCCCTGGCTAGGGCTCTTGAAGCGTCGGAACACAATCAGGATATTGATTTCTCAGATATTCCCACCTCAACATCAAAGTTGAACCAAGAAGACTCAAAAGGTCAGGCTAATGAAAGCAAACTGTCTCTTTCTTTGAATGTTCCTCATCGGGATTCAGGTCCTAGCTGGAGTACAACTTCTAGTCTAGTGGGTAATTCACAAATTGCTGAAATAGTTGGTGAATGGGGTGGGCATTCCTCCACTCCAGCAAAACCTTCTGCAAAGGGGTGGGACTCAAATCTTGTGCCTGaatcttcatttaaaccatctaTCATGGGAAGTGATCATGCTGCTGCTCCAACTTCAGGAAGTGACCAATTGACTCATTCGTCTCCCCCGGATCCTGCTAATAATGCATTTGCTTGGGATCCAATTGTTCCCGAACCTAATGAGGGTGATGAATCAGTTTCAGATCTCTTGGCTGAAGTTGAAGCAATGGAGTCTCTGAATGGCTTGACTTCACCTACATCAATTATGCGTTGTGATGGAGAGTTGGCTCAAGGTTCCGAACCTGATTGTTTTAGTCCTGTAGGAAGACTGAGCCCTGCACCTGATCCTGGAAAAAGCGATTCTTTCAGCTCAACAAATGATCTACAAATGCCTTCTCAGTCAACTGTGACCACTGAGCCATTCAGGATCTCTCAGTCTGAAGTTCTTGATGCTCAGAAGAGTTCTGGTAGGCATTCTTCCACAAGtgctgaaataaatgaaaacacaaGGCCCAGAGATGTCTCGGTTAACCAATACAAAGTTGGTTCCAACATGCAACCTCCTGCACCACCTGTTACAACTTGGGGCATGGATACCATAGATACTGCTTGGGGATCTGGTCCAGAAACTACAAGCACCAATTGTGGAGCAGTTCATGGAAACAAAAATTTTAGTTGGAGAGGACTAGGTGAAGGAAATACGAATGTTAGTAGGGGAACAGGTCAGGGAACGTTTCAGGAAAACAGCAGCATCAATGCAGGCACTTCTGGAGAGAATCTGGCTCATTGGGGAAGTCAACAGAGGTATGTTAGTCCTAGGCACCGTGATTTTCAGGGAAGAGATTCAAGTTCTGTGGGGGGCAGTGATTTTCATGGCAGAGATTCAAGTTCTGCTAGGGGCAGTGATTTTCAGGGCAAAGATTCAAGTTCAGCTAGGGGCAGTGATTTTCAGGGCAGAGATTCAAGTTCTGTGAGGGGCAGTGACTTCCTGGGCAGAGATTCAAGTTTTGCTAGGGGCAGGTCCTCATCGAATAGGCACTCATCCTACTATGGTGGTTCAAATGGAGGCGGTACTTTCAGATCACCGCCCAAAGGGCAGcggatttgtaaattttatgaaaGTGGTTATTGCAAGAAGGGAGCATCATGTCGTTATTGGCACCCTTGA
- the LOC108473620 gene encoding zinc finger CCCH domain-containing protein 44-like isoform X2: protein MDNSQLVGNADVVVPGAAGATAEAGNGVTVVEMSAGKRRRGRPPRNQVRTPSSSAPPPPPQRKDEDDEEDVCFICFDGGSLVLCDRRGCPKAYHPACIKRDEAFFKSKAKWNCGWHICSTCQKASYYMCYTCTYSLCKNCTKDADYVNVRGNKGFCGTCMRTIMLIENIASDNKEMVQVDFDDKTSWEYLFKVYWVLLKEKLALSLDELTNAKNPWKETAIMGPKGNSSGELNNYSNAKGTNMEKSCGDQGDSYSKRRKTTRQQKLLNNVEYLGAENSGVMKGVPFPGGTNWATTELLEFVAHMKNGDVSVLSHFDVQALLLEYITRNNLRDPRQKSHIICDSRLVKLFGEERVGHFEMLKLLESHFLIQDHSRAIDTVRGEAIEAAAIQLAVDGNSDSQPIIASDKRRKTRKKVNEKGQRANPDEYAAVDVHNMNLIYLKRNWIENLIDDAEKIDGKVVGSFVRIKIPGNDQKQDFYRLVQVVGTSKAEPYKIGERTTDIMLEILNLDKKEAVSINGISNQEFTEDECQRLYQRIRCGLTKWFTVGEILEKAMALQAVRVNDWLQSEILRVTNLRDRASEKGHMKEYRECIEKLQLLNSPDERQRRLQEIPDIHCDPDMSQYCKSLKVAVELNKKKENNKPRDSGFTMKEKEPAFPLKGSDDLNDIGSRGTSLGPHSTGMELTVNNIETDKIWHYQDPHGKVQGPFHIEMLRRWSMSGHFPPDLRIWRANEKQDNSILLTDALDGWYGEAKQSFCNSCVPTEDIRVASDDGCLSGAVDGSGGTDLNVAQIESKQVEGTLNSTLNDTSSHYCGNNESVKSTELSSQSSPCSATCTPVVDVVNSDAVQKGSPLPTCDLVKGDNDLPGLPQVSSSLPSSTLSDKPCGTQSHQFNNDHGVERWDNGSINMGENMDKTSEGQNIAGSAKLDDSEGKSGRSSGQSWRSSPLNDASNGWDSNSGLISLARALEASEHNQDIDFSDIPTSTSKLNQEDSKGQANESKLSLSLNVPHRDSGPSWSTTSSLVGNSQIAEIVGEWGGHSSTPAKPSAKGWDSNLVPESSFKPSIMGSDHAAAPTSGSDQLTHSSPPDPANNAFAWDPIVPEPNEGDESVSDLLAEVEAMESLNGLTSPTSIMRCDGELAQGSEPDCFSPVGRLSPAPDPGKSDSFSSTNDLQMPSQSTVTTEPFRISQSEVLDAQKSSGRHSSTSAEINENTRPRDVSVNQYKVGSNMQPPAPPVTTWGMDTIDTAWGSGPETTSTNCGAVHGNKNFSWRGLGEGNTNVSRGTGQGTFQENSSINAGTSGENLAHWGSQQRYVSPRHRDFQGRDSSSVGGSDFHGRDSSSARGSDFQGKDSSSARGSDFQGRDSSSVRGSDFLGRDSSFARGRSSSNRHSSYYGGSNGGGTFRSPPKGQRICKFYESGYCKKGASCRYWHP from the exons ATGGACAATTCGCAGCTGGTTGGAAACGCTGACGTGGTGGTCCCAGGAGCTGCTGGTGCTACGGCGGAGGCGGGCAATGGAGTGACCGTTGTTGAGATGAGCGCTGGAAAGCGGAGACGGGGAAGACCGCCGAGGAATCAAGTGAGAACCCCGTCGTCATCGGCGCCGCCGCCACCGCCTCAAAGGAAGGATGAGGATGATGAAGAAGATGTTTGCTTTATATGCTTCGATGGCGGCAGTCTCGTGCTTTGTGATCGACG TGGCTGTCCTAAGGCATACCACCCAGCCTGTATCAAAAGGGATGAGGCATTCTTTAAATCCAAGGCGAAATGGAACTGCG GGTGGCATATATGTAGCACTTGTCAAAAGGCTTCATATTATATGTGCTATACTTGTACTTATTCCTTGTGCAAGAATTGCACTAAAGATGCTGATTACGTGAATGTAAGAGGAAATAAAGGATTCTGTGGAACGTGCATGAGAACTATTATGCTGATTGAAAATATTGCATCAGACAATAAGGAAATG GTTCAAGTGGATTTTGATGATAAAACTAGCTGGGAGTATCTGTTTAAGGTGTACTGGGTTCTTTTGAAAGAGAAGCTAGCTTTAAGTTTAGATGAGCTTACTAACGCCAAAAATCCATGGAAGGAAACTGCTATCATGGGTCCCAAGGGAAATTCATCCGGTGAACTTAATAATTATAGTAATGCTAAAGGAACTAACATGGAAAAGTCTTGTGGAGACCAAGGTGACAGTTATTCCAAGAGAAGAAAAACTACAAGACAGCAAAAGCTTTTGAACAATGTTGAATATCTAGGAGCTGAAAACTCAGGTGTTATGAAAGGGGTGCCTTTTCCTGGAGGCACAAATTGGGCTACTACAGAGCTTCTTGAATTTGTGGCACACATGAAAAATGGTGATGTATCTGTTCTATCACATTTTGATGTTCAGGCACTTTTACTCGAGTACATAACACGAAACAATCTTCGTGATCCTCGACAGAAATCCCACATTATTTGTGATTCAAGGCTTGTGAAGTTGTTTGGAGAAGAAAGGGTGGGCCACTTTGAAATGTTAAAGCTTCTTGAATCACACTTTCTCATCCAAGACCATTCAAGGGCCATTGATACTGTTAGAGGTGAAGCTATTGAAGCTGCTGCTATCCAATTAGCTGTTGATGGGAACAGTGATAGTCAACCTATAATTGCCAGTGATAAGAGACGTAAAACACGTAAAAAGGTCAATGAGAAAGGACAAAGGGCTAATCCAGATGAATATGCCGCAGTTGATGTTCATAATATGAACTTGATCTACTTGAAGCGTAATTGGATTGAGAATTTAATTGATGATGCTGAGAAAATTGATGGCAAGGTTGTTGGTTCCTTCGTGAGGATCAAAATTCCTGGGAATGATCAGAAGCAAGATTTTTATAGACTTGTCCAAGTCGTTG GTACCAGCAAGGCTGAACCATATAAAATCGGTGAAAGGACAACTGATATCATGCTTGAAATATTAAATTTGGACAAGAAAGAGGCTGTCTCAATTAATGGAATTTCAAATCAGGAATTTACTGAG GATGAATGTCAACGACTCTACCAGAGAATAAGATGCGGGCTGACCAAATGGTTTACTGTG GGTGAGATTCTGGAGAAAGCAATGGCACTTCAAGCAGTGAGGGTAAATGAT TGGCTACAGTCAGAGATTTTGCGAGTTACTAACCTTCGTGATCGAGCCAGTGAGAAGGGACACATGAAAGA GTACAGAGAATGTATAGAAAAATTGCAGCTTCTGAACTCACCTGATGAACGCCAGCGTAGGCTGCAAGAAATTCCTGATATACACTGTGATCCAGACATGAGTCAATACTGCAAGTCTTTGAAAGTTGCAGTAGAgttgaataaaaaaaaag AGAACAACAAACCAAGAGATTCTGGCTTCACTATGAAGGAAAAAGAGCCTGCCTTTCCACTGAAGGGAAGTGATGACTTGAATGATATAGGAAGCAGAGGAACTAGCCTAGGACCACATTCTACAGGAATGGAGTTGACTGTAAATAATATTGAGACAGACAAAATATGGCATTATCAGGACCCACATGGGAAAGTTCAAGGGCCATTTCATATTGAAATGTTACGTAGATGGAGCATGAGTGGTCATTTCCCTCCTGATTTGAGAATATGGAGGGCAAATGAAAAGCAAGATAACTCTATTCTCCTAACAGATGCTCTGGATGGGTGGTATGGTGAAGCAAAGCAGTCATTTTGCAACAGCTGCGTACCAACTGAAGACATAAGGGTTGCCTCTGATGATGGATGTCTGAGTGGGGCTGTAGATGGTAGTGGGGGTACTGATCTGAATGTGGCTCAGATCGAGAGTAAACAGGTTGAGGGGACGTTGAACTCAACGCTGAATGATACAAGTAGTCATTATTGTGGTAACAATGAATCTGTGAAGAGCACAGAATTGAGCTCTCAATCTTCCCCTTGTTCTGCTACTTGTACTCCTGTGGTAGATGTTGTCAATTCCGATGCAGTGCAAAAGGGAAGCCCTTTACCAACCTGTGACTTAGTGAAGGGTGATAATGACTTACCTGGCCTGCCCCAAGTGAGTAGTTCTCTTCCGTCATCTACATTATCTGACAAACCATGCGGAACCCAGTCTCATCAGTTCAACAACGATCATGGGGTTGAAAGATGGGACAATGGCTCAATCAACATGGGTGAGAATATGGACAAGACCTCAGAAGGTCAAAATATTGCTGGAAGTGCAAAGCTAGATGATAGTGAGGGAAAATCTGGCAGATCTAGTGGGCAAAGCTGGAGATCTTCACCCTTAAATGATGCTTCGAACGGATGGGATTCCAATTCAGGACTGATTTCCCTGGCTAGGGCTCTTGAAGCGTCGGAACACAATCAGGATATTGATTTCTCAGATATTCCCACCTCAACATCAAAGTTGAACCAAGAAGACTCAAAAGGTCAGGCTAATGAAAGCAAACTGTCTCTTTCTTTGAATGTTCCTCATCGGGATTCAGGTCCTAGCTGGAGTACAACTTCTAGTCTAGTGGGTAATTCACAAATTGCTGAAATAGTTGGTGAATGGGGTGGGCATTCCTCCACTCCAGCAAAACCTTCTGCAAAGGGGTGGGACTCAAATCTTGTGCCTGaatcttcatttaaaccatctaTCATGGGAAGTGATCATGCTGCTGCTCCAACTTCAGGAAGTGACCAATTGACTCATTCGTCTCCCCCGGATCCTGCTAATAATGCATTTGCTTGGGATCCAATTGTTCCCGAACCTAATGAGGGTGATGAATCAGTTTCAGATCTCTTGGCTGAAGTTGAAGCAATGGAGTCTCTGAATGGCTTGACTTCACCTACATCAATTATGCGTTGTGATGGAGAGTTGGCTCAAGGTTCCGAACCTGATTGTTTTAGTCCTGTAGGAAGACTGAGCCCTGCACCTGATCCTGGAAAAAGCGATTCTTTCAGCTCAACAAATGATCTACAAATGCCTTCTCAGTCAACTGTGACCACTGAGCCATTCAGGATCTCTCAGTCTGAAGTTCTTGATGCTCAGAAGAGTTCTGGTAGGCATTCTTCCACAAGtgctgaaataaatgaaaacacaaGGCCCAGAGATGTCTCGGTTAACCAATACAAAGTTGGTTCCAACATGCAACCTCCTGCACCACCTGTTACAACTTGGGGCATGGATACCATAGATACTGCTTGGGGATCTGGTCCAGAAACTACAAGCACCAATTGTGGAGCAGTTCATGGAAACAAAAATTTTAGTTGGAGAGGACTAGGTGAAGGAAATACGAATGTTAGTAGGGGAACAGGTCAGGGAACGTTTCAGGAAAACAGCAGCATCAATGCAGGCACTTCTGGAGAGAATCTGGCTCATTGGGGAAGTCAACAGAGGTATGTTAGTCCTAGGCACCGTGATTTTCAGGGAAGAGATTCAAGTTCTGTGGGGGGCAGTGATTTTCATGGCAGAGATTCAAGTTCTGCTAGGGGCAGTGATTTTCAGGGCAAAGATTCAAGTTCAGCTAGGGGCAGTGATTTTCAGGGCAGAGATTCAAGTTCTGTGAGGGGCAGTGACTTCCTGGGCAGAGATTCAAGTTTTGCTAGGGGCAGGTCCTCATCGAATAGGCACTCATCCTACTATGGTGGTTCAAATGGAGGCGGTACTTTCAGATCACCGCCCAAAGGGCAGcggatttgtaaattttatgaaaGTGGTTATTGCAAGAAGGGAGCATCATGTCGTTATTGGCACCCTTGA